A window from Vulcanimicrobium alpinum encodes these proteins:
- a CDS encoding zinc-ribbon domain containing protein: MYQNRVLTCKDCGNTFDFTVRDQMFYAEKGFENEPQRCRDCRAARKSQRTNGMGVPSSTAGLREMFDAVCAQCNAETTVPFRPRGDRPVYCRNCYSAMNAVRA, from the coding sequence GTGTATCAGAACAGAGTTTTGACCTGTAAGGACTGCGGCAACACGTTCGACTTCACGGTCCGCGATCAGATGTTCTACGCGGAGAAGGGGTTCGAGAACGAGCCGCAGCGGTGTCGCGACTGCCGCGCTGCGCGCAAGTCGCAACGGACGAACGGCATGGGCGTGCCGTCGTCGACGGCCGGTTTGCGCGAGATGTTCGACGCGGTGTGCGCGCAATGCAACGCCGAGACGACTGTGCCGTTCCGTCCGCGCGGTGACCGCCCGGTGTACTGCCGCAACTGCTACTCCGCGATGAACGCCGTGCGGGCGTAG
- the mtnA gene encoding S-methyl-5-thioribose-1-phosphate isomerase codes for MDSVWYDGDAVGYLDQRALPREVVRKRARSVDDVVDAIATLAVRGAPAIGIFGAYGVALAAQLHAGDRPAFEAAAQRIRGARPTAVNLAWAVDRVLQSPGAEREEAQRIHEEQRDVDRRIGEAAIELFPAIGNVLTHCNTGPIATGGDGTALGCFVAAHRAGKKLHVFVDETRPLLQGARLTMFELREAGLPCTLIVDSAAAITMQRKDVRAIVVGADRIARNGDTANKIGTYGVAIAAAHHGIPFYIAAPRSTFDFAIESGDAIPIEERNADEVRIAADDPVYNPAFDVTPGRLITGFITEYGVLAPPYADAVPDLEHRPCLAALSR; via the coding sequence GTGGATTCGGTCTGGTACGACGGCGACGCCGTCGGATATCTCGATCAGCGCGCGCTCCCGCGCGAGGTCGTGCGCAAGCGCGCCCGGAGCGTCGACGACGTCGTCGACGCGATCGCGACGCTTGCGGTGCGCGGCGCGCCGGCGATCGGCATCTTCGGCGCCTACGGCGTCGCGCTCGCCGCGCAGCTGCACGCGGGCGATCGCCCTGCATTCGAAGCGGCGGCGCAGCGCATCCGCGGGGCGCGTCCCACGGCGGTGAATCTCGCGTGGGCCGTCGACCGCGTCCTGCAGTCGCCGGGAGCGGAGCGTGAAGAAGCGCAGCGCATCCACGAAGAACAGCGCGACGTCGACCGGCGCATCGGCGAAGCGGCGATCGAGCTGTTTCCGGCGATCGGCAACGTGCTCACGCACTGCAACACCGGCCCGATCGCGACCGGCGGCGACGGCACGGCGCTGGGCTGCTTCGTCGCCGCGCATCGTGCCGGGAAGAAACTGCACGTGTTCGTCGACGAGACGCGCCCGCTGCTGCAGGGCGCGCGGCTGACGATGTTCGAGCTGCGCGAAGCCGGTCTGCCGTGCACGCTGATCGTCGACAGCGCGGCTGCGATCACGATGCAGCGCAAGGATGTGCGCGCGATCGTCGTCGGCGCCGACCGCATCGCGCGCAACGGCGACACGGCGAACAAGATCGGCACCTACGGCGTCGCCATCGCCGCGGCGCATCACGGCATTCCGTTCTACATCGCCGCACCGCGCTCGACGTTCGATTTCGCGATCGAATCCGGCGATGCGATCCCGATCGAGGAGCGCAACGCCGACGAGGTGCGCATCGCCGCCGACGATCCGGTCTACAACCCCGCCTTCGACGTCACGCCCGGCCGCCTCATCACCGGCTTCATCACGGAATACGGCGTACTCGCCCCGCCCTACGCCGACGCCGTCCCCGATCTCGAACACCGCCCCTGCCTCGCCGCGTTGTCACGCTGA
- the holA gene encoding DNA polymerase III subunit delta, which produces MKYYEFVDKEPKIDGLVVIEGDEPMLAQRALDAILDRLLPLDIRQLNCDVVEGPETDAVGRVVGDAVNAMPFLAERRVVVVRNCHRMRAQPRRDLWAAAEGVPAGNTLVLEDLFPPKKATKPEPFGQLAGRKALRIDTTPNADVRERFVHETLARLGAKAQPRVVAVLSDGDASLGAIQNDLEKLALLGTTITLADLERESLDVEDAKAWHYAQALVEGRPDEALAIAFELFANDPRGAAIPLASALANDFALLWELARPGGGAIPARHRWRERALRPIARRIGERRARYGYEAAVRGFEAVVTGRIDDPRAMIELLTADLAARLASR; this is translated from the coding sequence GTGAAGTACTACGAGTTCGTCGATAAGGAGCCGAAGATCGATGGTTTGGTCGTCATCGAGGGCGACGAACCGATGCTGGCGCAGCGCGCGCTCGATGCGATCCTCGATCGCCTGCTCCCGCTCGACATTCGCCAGCTCAACTGCGACGTCGTCGAGGGACCGGAGACCGACGCCGTCGGGCGCGTCGTCGGCGACGCGGTGAATGCGATGCCGTTCCTGGCCGAGCGCCGCGTCGTCGTCGTGCGCAACTGCCACCGCATGCGCGCGCAGCCGCGCCGCGATCTCTGGGCTGCGGCCGAAGGGGTCCCTGCCGGCAACACGCTCGTCCTCGAAGATCTTTTTCCGCCGAAGAAGGCGACGAAGCCCGAGCCGTTCGGTCAGCTCGCGGGGCGCAAGGCGCTGCGCATCGATACGACGCCCAATGCCGACGTGCGCGAACGCTTCGTCCACGAAACGCTCGCGCGGCTCGGCGCGAAGGCGCAGCCGCGCGTGGTTGCCGTCCTCTCTGACGGCGACGCTTCGCTCGGCGCGATTCAGAACGATCTCGAGAAGCTGGCACTCCTCGGCACCACGATCACCCTCGCCGATCTCGAGCGCGAGAGCCTCGACGTGGAGGACGCCAAAGCCTGGCACTACGCGCAGGCGCTCGTCGAGGGACGCCCCGACGAGGCGCTGGCGATCGCGTTCGAACTCTTCGCGAACGATCCGCGCGGCGCGGCGATCCCGCTGGCGAGCGCGCTCGCGAACGACTTCGCGTTGCTGTGGGAGCTCGCACGCCCCGGCGGCGGCGCGATCCCGGCGCGCCATCGCTGGCGCGAGCGCGCGCTGCGCCCGATCGCGCGGCGGATCGGCGAACGCCGCGCGCGCTACGGTTACGAGGCCGCGGTGCGCGGCTTCGAAGCCGTGGTGACGGGGCGTATCGACGATCCGCGCGCAATGATCGAATTGCTCACCGCCGACCTCGCGGCGCGCCTCGCATCACGGTAG
- the purB gene encoding adenylosuccinate lyase has translation MNDTSYASPFSWRYARPALREIFSERERRKLWRAVWIALAEAQQRAGLVSAAEVADLRAHRDEIDLDAALAIEREIGHDLMAEIRVFARQATVGGGKIHLGATSMDIEDNVETFRMRLALARILEALDELLLAFAARIERHADLVCMGYTHLQPAEPTTLGYRLAVYAQDLLIDRAMLHAAREQLTAKGIRGAVGTSASYTRLLDGTGHSPQEQEDEVLAHFDLQARDVATQTYPRKLDYLLLSTLAGMGASLSKFAFDVRILASPGFGDIAEPFGAKQVGSSAMPFKRNPVMAERIDSLARLLPGYADAAWQNAATNLLERTLDDSANRRTILPEALLCSDEILTLAKKIVEGLRVDERRIAENLRTYGPFAGTEAILMEAAKRGGDRQELHEVIRESAMHAYDALAAGETNPLARLLADDERIGRWVDPAEVRERLDPTSHVGDAPERARRLAKRIRDTVPKQ, from the coding sequence GTGAACGATACGTCATACGCCTCGCCGTTCTCGTGGCGCTACGCGCGCCCAGCGCTGCGCGAGATCTTCTCCGAACGCGAGCGACGCAAGCTCTGGCGTGCCGTGTGGATCGCGCTCGCCGAAGCGCAGCAGCGTGCCGGCCTGGTCAGCGCGGCCGAGGTCGCCGACCTGCGCGCGCACCGCGACGAGATCGATCTCGACGCGGCGCTGGCGATCGAGCGAGAGATCGGGCACGATCTCATGGCGGAGATTCGCGTCTTCGCCCGCCAGGCGACGGTCGGCGGCGGGAAGATCCACCTCGGCGCAACCTCGATGGACATCGAGGACAACGTCGAGACGTTCCGGATGAGGCTTGCGCTGGCGCGCATCCTCGAGGCGCTCGACGAGCTGCTGCTCGCGTTCGCCGCACGGATCGAGCGCCACGCGGACCTCGTGTGCATGGGCTACACGCACCTGCAGCCTGCCGAACCGACGACGCTCGGCTACCGGCTGGCGGTCTACGCGCAGGATCTGCTGATCGATCGCGCGATGCTGCACGCCGCACGCGAGCAGTTGACGGCGAAGGGGATCCGCGGCGCGGTCGGCACATCGGCGTCGTACACGCGTCTGCTCGACGGCACCGGCCATTCGCCGCAGGAACAGGAAGACGAGGTCCTCGCGCACTTCGATCTGCAGGCGCGCGACGTCGCAACCCAGACCTATCCGCGCAAGCTCGACTACCTGCTGCTCTCGACGCTCGCCGGGATGGGCGCGTCGCTGTCGAAGTTCGCCTTCGACGTGCGCATCCTCGCGAGCCCGGGGTTCGGCGACATCGCCGAACCGTTCGGCGCCAAGCAGGTCGGCTCGAGCGCGATGCCGTTCAAACGCAACCCGGTGATGGCCGAACGCATCGACTCGCTCGCGCGTCTGCTCCCCGGCTACGCCGACGCGGCATGGCAAAACGCGGCGACGAACCTGCTCGAGCGCACGCTCGACGACAGTGCGAACCGCAGAACGATCCTGCCGGAAGCGCTCCTGTGCAGCGACGAGATCCTCACCCTCGCGAAGAAGATCGTCGAGGGGCTGCGCGTCGACGAGCGCCGCATCGCAGAGAACCTGCGCACCTACGGCCCGTTCGCGGGGACCGAAGCGATTCTCATGGAGGCCGCCAAGCGCGGCGGCGACCGTCAGGAGCTGCACGAAGTGATTCGCGAGAGCGCGATGCACGCATACGACGCGCTGGCCGCCGGCGAGACCAATCCGCTCGCGCGCCTGCTCGCCGACGACGAACGGATCGGACGCTGGGTCGACCCCGCCGAAGTCCGCGAACGTCTCGACCCGACCTCCCACGTCGGCGACGCCCCCGAACGCGCGCGCCGCCTCGCGAAGCGCATCCGCGACACCGTGCCGAAGCAGTAA
- a CDS encoding phosphoribosylaminoimidazolesuccinocarboxamide synthase gives MKKGHEIARGKTKVLYELEGQPDVLVVQQQDAITAGDGARRDVIEGKGRIAAKTTARVFRLLNLCGLPTHYLSGGEDDDDNEMLVRRAQMIPLEVVVRGVAAGSLVRRRPGIQRGSLLVPRLIEFFLKDDANHDPLIDPDTIVAQGIASPSDVATMTELARITYEILAHAWRRRDALLVDLKIEFGRLASGEGKGQLVIADVIDNDAWRVWPQGREDLMLDKQMYRNLETVTPADLEHVKARYEQVAEIVGTFPQMRPGMVAVLIDGPENVPLAEPVAQELSRYGLPIVRHVVSAAQTPGYALQLLAQLDATFARIIYTAVGAQPGVAVLGAMLAANTANAVVATATSPVQAASEAALQIAKTFALDDTVLFGRVLLMQANARSEVLSADARLNAPPPAPPPGVARA, from the coding sequence ATGAAGAAAGGGCACGAGATCGCGCGCGGTAAAACCAAGGTGCTCTACGAGCTCGAGGGCCAGCCCGACGTGCTCGTCGTGCAGCAGCAGGACGCGATCACCGCCGGCGACGGCGCGCGCCGCGACGTCATCGAAGGCAAGGGCCGCATCGCGGCCAAGACGACCGCGCGCGTCTTCCGTCTGCTCAACCTCTGCGGTCTGCCGACGCACTATCTCTCCGGCGGCGAAGACGACGACGACAACGAGATGCTCGTGCGGCGCGCGCAGATGATCCCGCTCGAGGTCGTCGTGCGGGGCGTCGCCGCGGGCTCGCTGGTGCGCCGGCGGCCGGGGATCCAGCGCGGATCGCTGCTCGTCCCGCGGCTGATCGAATTCTTTCTCAAGGACGACGCCAACCACGATCCGCTGATCGATCCCGACACGATTGTCGCGCAGGGGATCGCGTCGCCGTCCGACGTCGCGACGATGACCGAGCTCGCGCGCATCACCTACGAGATCCTCGCGCACGCGTGGCGCCGCCGCGACGCGCTGCTGGTCGATCTGAAGATCGAGTTCGGCCGGCTCGCAAGCGGCGAGGGGAAGGGCCAGCTCGTCATCGCCGACGTCATCGACAACGACGCGTGGCGCGTGTGGCCGCAGGGCCGCGAAGACCTGATGCTCGACAAGCAGATGTACCGCAACCTCGAGACCGTCACCCCGGCCGATCTCGAGCACGTCAAGGCGCGCTACGAGCAGGTCGCCGAAATCGTGGGAACGTTTCCGCAGATGCGGCCGGGGATGGTCGCGGTGCTGATCGACGGTCCGGAGAACGTTCCGCTCGCCGAACCGGTCGCCCAGGAGCTCTCGCGCTACGGTCTGCCGATCGTCCGCCACGTCGTCTCGGCGGCGCAGACGCCGGGCTACGCCCTGCAGCTGCTCGCGCAGCTCGATGCCACGTTCGCCCGGATCATCTATACGGCAGTCGGCGCGCAGCCGGGCGTCGCCGTGCTCGGCGCGATGCTTGCCGCGAACACCGCGAACGCCGTCGTCGCGACCGCGACGTCGCCGGTGCAGGCTGCGAGCGAAGCCGCGCTGCAGATCGCGAAGACGTTCGCGCTCGACGACACCGTGCTGTTCGGGCGCGTCCTGCTGATGCAGGCGAACGCGCGCAGCGAGGTGCTCTCGGCGGACGCACGGCTCAACGCGCCGCCGCCGGCGCCTCCGCCGGGAGTCGCGCGGGCATGA